The nucleotide sequence GATCACGACCGCGATCACCAGCGCGCCCCCGATGAGCAGGACGGTGACGAACACGAACGCGCGCACCTGGGCGAACGTCATGGGCACTCCCCTCCCGTTACCGGCGTGCCTGCATGTCAGACGCTCGAGGCGTCCCCTTCGTTGCACCGGGTGCGGAGCGCGGGGTCCTGGACGGACCGATGCTCATGGCACGTGAATATACCGCCTCACGGTATATATCGCGATGCACCGGCTCCTGGTAAACGCGTAACCAGTAGGTTACGCTTTCGCCGTGGACGAGGTGGCCGGCGCGATCGCGGATCCGGTGCGGCGGGAGATCCTGGCGATGCTCCGCGAGCGGCGCATGCCGGCCGGGGAGATCGCCGACCGGTTCGCGATCAGCCGGCCGGCGGTCAGCCGCCACCTGCGCGTGCTGCGCGCGAGCGGCCTTGTGCACGACGAGCTCACCGGCCGGCAGCGCCTCTACCGCCTCGACCCGGCGCCGCTGGTCGAGCTGGCGGGATGGCTGACGACCTTCCTGCCGGACGGCGCGACCACCACCGGCGAGCGCGTGGCCGCCGCGTCGGGCCGGTTCGACGCCCTGGAGACCGAGGTGTACCGGACGCGCCGCGAGCGCCGCCGGCCCGCGGCGAGCGGTGAGCCCGCCGCCATCGACAGAGAGGAACGCAGCGCATGAGCCCCGTACCCACAGGCGGGTTGTTCCGCACCGAAGCCGGCGTCGACCTGGTGCTGACCCGCACCTTCCGGGCCCCGGTCGAGGACGTGTGGGCCAGCGTGACCGAGCCTGAGCGCACGGCCCGGTGGTTCGGGACGTGGGAGGGTCGGGCCGCGCCGGGCCGGTCGGTCAAGGTGCAGATGGCGTTCGAGGAGGGCGCGCCCTGGATGGACGTGCGCGTCGAGGCCTGCGAGCCGCCCCGCCGGCTGGAGCTGTCCTCGGTGGACGAGTCCGGCACGTGGCGCACCGAGCTGCTGCTGTCCGAGGTGGACGGGGTGACCGCGCTGCGCTTCGTGCACCACCTGGACAGCGCCGAGGGCGTGGGCGAGGTCGGGCCGGGCTGGGAGTACTACCTGGACCTGCTCGTCGCCGCCCGGGAGGGCACGCCGCGCGCCGAGTTCGGCGACTACTACCCCGCGCAGAAGCCGTACTACGAGGGCCTCACCCCCGCCTGAGGCGCGGGGGCGGTCAGGCGCCGCGCACGTACACCCAGGCGTGCGCGCCCGAGGAGAGCGTGGCGAGCACCCGCGCGTAGTCGTCCACTTCGTACTCGTCGGCGGCCGCGAGCTCCTCCTCGGTCACCTCGAAGACCACGCCCGCGACGGCGTCGCGCGCGTCGCCGGTGGCGACCACGATCGGGTGCTCGGCGAGCCCGCTGAGGTCGAGCACGTGCGGGTCGCTGATCTCCAGCGCCTCCAGCCGGTACCCGGGAAGGTTGTCCTCCCGGCCGGCCAGCTCCCGGCCGAAGCTCGCCCGTTGAACGGCGGGATCGCGAAGGGTGCCGTACGAGAAAAGAAGCGGCATGTGCATTTCCCTGGACTTGGGGTCCTACGCTCGACGGATGTTCAACTTACGCGAGTGGAAGTCCCGGCGCGCCGAGCGGCGTGCCGCCAAGGTCGCCAGGCTCGCCGACCCTACCGCGCGGCGGGTGGCAAGGGACGCCGAGCGGACGGCGGACCGCGCCCGCAACATCAACGCCCCAGGCCCGTGGACCAACGGCGGCACCGGCGCCTGACCCGGTCCGGCGCCGCGCCGGACCACCGCGGACGGTGACGTGGCGGGAGCAGCGGTCCGGACCACGACGGACGTCGCGGTAGCTCGAAATTTCTATCTCGTGCGCGGGCGGGCGGTGCTCTGCCGCACGATGAGGTCGGTGGTGAGCTCGACCCGGCGCTCCCGCGGCGCCTGGCCGGACGCGATCGCGACGAGCATGGCGGCGGCGGTCGTGCCCATCCGCTTGAGCGGCTGCCGCACGGTGGTCATCGGCGGGCCGGCCCACCGGGTGAACGGCAGGTCGTCGAAGCCGACGACGCTGAGGTCGTCGGGGATGCGCAGCCCGGCCTCGCGGGCCGCCTCGTAGACGCCGTGCGCCTGCAGGTCGTTGGTGGCGAAGAGCGCGGTGGGCGGCTCCGGCAGCCGCAGCAGCGCGGCGGTCTCGCGGGCCGCGCCCTCGACGTAGAGCGGGCCGACCCGCACAAGGTCGGGGTCGACCGGCACGCCGGCCTGGTCCATCGCGGCGCGGAAGCCGTCGAGCCGGGCCCGGCAGAAGGGCCACTTCAGGTTGCCGCAGAGCATGCCGATCCGCCGGTGGCCGAGCTCCAGCAGGTGGCGGGTGGCGACCAGCGCGCCGCTGTAGTTGGCCGCGCCGACCGAGGGCGTGTCGTGCAGCGGCTCGCCGGTGGGGTCGAGCGTGACCAGCGGGATCGAGCCGGTGGCCAGCTGCGCCTGCTGGTGCGTGGTCAGGTCGGAGAGCACGGCGATCACGCCCATCGGCCGGCGGGACAGCACCTGCTCGGTCCAGCCGGCGCCGGGGGTGAGCCGCCCCTGCATGGTGGTGAGCACGACGCCGAGCTTCTGGTCGCGGGCGACCTCCTCGACCCCCTGGATGATCTCCAGCGCCCACAGGCTGTCGAGCGCGTGGAAGACCAGCTCGATCAGCGGCGCCTGGGCCGCCGCGTCACCGCGCTGGTAGCCGTGCTCGTGCAGCACCGCCTCGACCCGCCGCCGGGTGCTCAGCGCGACGCCCGCCTGCCCGTTGATGACGCGGGACACGGTGGGCGCGGAGACGCCGGCCAGCCGCGCGATCGTGGCCACGGTGACCTTGCCGCGGCGACGGCCGTCGCCGACGGAGGCGGTGGCGCCCGTCGCGGTCACGACCGGAATTGTACGGTGCAAGCCGCCCCCGTGTTGCGACACCTCTTCCGGAACTCCCGGATGTGTCCGCGTGGTCGTTGCTCTCCCCCGGCCGATCGCCCGGCCCGCGCGCCCCGGCATTTTGTCCATTCTGACCTCAGCATATAGATGGACGTTTGCACGCTGATCTGTTCCGGTACATACTACGGAATGTTTCAGCGCCCTGGGCATCGAACGGTTCGGGAGGACCACCCCGCATGAGACTTCGACGCATCGCCATCGCCGCCGCGGGCCTCGCCACCGCGCTCGTGGCGGCCACCCTCACACTCGCCCAACCCGCGTCCGCGGCCTCGCTCGTCGAGGTGACCGGCTTCGGCACCAACCCGAGCAACCTGCGGATGCACCTCTACGTGCCGGACCGGGTCCAGGCCCGCCCGGGCATCCTCGTCGCCGTCCACTACTGCACCGGCAGCGGCCCGGCGTTCTACTCGGGCACCCAGTTCGCGCAGCAGGCCGACCAGTACGGCTTCATCGTCATCTACCCGTCCGCCACCCGCAGCGGCAACTGCTTCGACGTGTACTCGCCGCAGGCCCTGCGCCGCGACGGCGGCAGCGACCCGGTCTCGATCCGGTCGATGGTCAGCTACGTCCAGCAGCGGTACAACGCCGACCCCAACCGCATCTTCGCCACCGGCACCTCCTCCGGCGCGATGATGACGAACGTGCTGCTCGGCCTCTACCCGGACGTGTTCAAGGCGGGCGCCGCGTTCGCCGGCGTGCCGTTCGGCTGCTTCGCCACCACCGACGGCTCCACCTGGAACAGCCAGTGCGCCAACGGCCAGATCGTCCGCACCGCGCAGCAGTGGGGCGACCTGGTGCGCAACGCGTACCCCGGCTACACCGGCGCGCGGCCGAGGATGCAGCTCTGGCACGGTACGAACGACGAGACGCTGCGCTACCCCAACTTCACCGAAGAGATCAAGCAGTGGACCAACCTGCACGGGTTGAGCCAGACGCCGACGTTCACCGACACGCCCGCGTCGGGGCAGACCCGCACGCGGTACGGCAGCAGCGGCGCGCAGGCGCCGGTCGAGGCGATCAGCATGCAGGGCGTGTCGCACAACCTGCCGGTGAACGCGGCCGAGGCGATCCGCTTCTTCGGGCTCAACACCTCCACGCCGCCCACCTCGAACCCGCCGACGTCCGCCCCGCCGACCTCGGCCCCGCCCACGTCGAGCCCGCCCACCTCGAACCCGCCCACGACCGGCCCGCCGCCCACCGGTGGTGCCTGCCGCGTCGGCTACACGGTCAACGCGTGGAACTCCGGGCTGACCGCGTCGATCACGATCACGAACACCGGCGGCAGCGCGGTCAACGGCTGGACGCTGGCCTTCACACTCCCCAGTGGACAGACGATCACGTCCGGCTGGAACGCCTCGTACTCACCGAACAGTGGGGCGGTGACCGCCCGCAACGCCTCGTACAACGGCACGCTGGCGCCGAACGCGTCGACCGGTATCGGCTTCCAGGCCACCCACACGGGTAACACCGGACGGCCCGGCTCCTTCACCCTCAACGGCGCCGCCTGCACCGTCGCCTGACGGGGCCGCGCTCTTCGGAGCGGACGGGTCCAGCCGCACCGCCTCGCGTGCACCGCCGCCGGCCGCCGCGCCGGTGGCGGTGTACGGCGCGTAGATGAACCGGGCCAGCATCGCCCGCAGCAGGTTGAGGTCGTCGTAGGTCAGTTCGGGGTAGCCGTGCTTGACCAGCACCCCGCGCACGTCGGTCACGAGGTCGAGCGTGAGCCGGTGGTTCCCCGTGTGCCCGGGTACCGGGTAGTTGTTCATGAATCAACGGTCGGCGCGCGACCCTGACTCGCGTCGCACCAAGTGTCCGCATCCCGGCCGGGTCTCGCCCGGATGCTACGCGGCCGGGTTCGCGACGGTGCCGATGAAAGCCGGCGTGCGGCTGGGCGTGTGCACGATCGCGAAGGCAAAGGGGCGGTCCGCGCGGAACGCCACCTCGGGCATCGGACCCGCGGAGACGGTGAACGCCATGCCGCTCGCCGCGGCGGCCTCGGTGCCCTCCTCGTCCACCGTGATGTTCGCCCGGTGGACGGCCTGGTCCAGGGTGAGGTCGGGGTTGATGCCGGAGAAGTCGGTGAGGGCGGTGGCGCCGAGGTCGTTCAGCGCGGCGAGCAGGTCGATGTCGGTGCCGAACTCCCACTTCGGCAGCGACACGTCCACGACCGTGGGCCGCAGCCCGGCGCCGACCGCGGCGAGGACGTCCGGTGCGAGAAGGTCGGCCGGCGCGCCGGACGGGTCGGGCAGCAGCACCCACATCGCGTAGTCGCCCTCGCTGTACGGCAGCTCGACAGCCCGCCAACCGGGTCCCTCGGCATAGGACGCCGCGACCGGCTCCCGCATCATCGGCGCCCGCACGGTGCTGCCGTCCGCCACGGTGAACGTGGCGTCCGGCTCGGTGCCCCGAAACGGCGTGCGCCACTCCCCTTGAAGTAGATGGCGTTGGCCAGTACCGCCCGGGTGTCGGGGCTGAGCCGGTCGAAGAGCTTGCGGATGCGGCCGTTGGTCTGCGCGCGCACCCACGCGTCGATCGCGTCGGTGGCGCCCGGCGAGCCGAAGTCGACGGTGCGCACGCCCGTGCCGTACTGCGCGGCGAGGGTGCGCAGGAACGGCTCGCCGATCGGCAGGCCGGGCTGCGCCCACAGCGCGTTGGCGGCGCGCAGCGGACCGCCGGGCCGCGCGAGCTGCCGGTCGAGCGCGTTGAACGCCTCGGGCGTGCCGGCCGCCGGGAAGCCGAACAGCCGGTCGATCTGCGCGGCCGTGTCACCGCCGGCGCCGGCGCGGGCCATGGCGAACAGGTACGCCACGCTGAGCGGCGACATGACCCAGTTGGTGCCGGACGCGTCGTCGCGGCCGGCCATCCGGTGCCCGAACGCGGTCAGCCCGTCGACGACCGCGGGCACCGGCGCTCCCGGCGCGGCGGCGGCGCGCGCGACGCCCGCGGTGACGAAGCCCTGCGGTGCCGCGACGGCCGGGCCGGCGGCGGTCGCGCAGGTGGCCACCAGCACCGCCACGAGTCCGAGCTGGAGCGTCCTGGTCACCGTCCGCGAGCGCATGGGGTTTGGATGGGCGGCGGCGGCTCGCGGTTCCGCGGTCAGGTGGCGATACCGGCGTACTTGATGTTCAGGTACTCCTCGATGCCCTCCGGCCCGCCTTCGCGGCCCATGCCGGACCACTTGACGCCGCCGAACGGCGCGGCCGGGTTGGAGACCAGGCCCTTGTTGAGGCCGACCATGCCGCTCTCCAGGCCCTCGACGACGCGCAGGCTGCGCCCCAGGTCGCGGGTGAACGCGTACGCGACGAGCCCGTACTCGGTGTCGTTGGCGAGCCGCAGCGCCTCGTCGTCGGTGCGGAACTGGTACACCGGCGCCACCGGCCCGAAGATCTCCTCGCGGTGCATGGACGCCTCGGTCGGCACGCCGGTGAGGACGGTCGGGGTGAAGAAGTAGCCGTCCCGCTCGGGCGCGCCGCCGCCGGTGAGGACCTGGGCGCCGCGGTGTACCGCGTCGCCGACCAGCTCGACCACTTTGCCGCGCTGCTTCTCGTCGATCAGCGGGCCGACCTTGACGCCCGGCTCGGTGCCGCGGCCGACCGGCATGCCGGCGAGCGCCGCCGCCAGCCGCTCGGCGAACTCCTGCGCGACCGACTCGTGCGCGTAGAAACGGTTGGCCGCCACGCAGGACTCGCCCATGTTGCGCATCTTGGCGATGACCGCCTGCTCGACGGCGAGCTCGAGGTCGGCATCCTCGAAGACCAGGAACGGCGCGTTGCCGCCCAGCTCCATCGACAGCCGCAGCAGGTTGCCGGCGGACTGCTCGACGAGCGTCTTGCCCACCTCGGTCGAGCCGGTGAAGGAGAGCTTGCGCAGCCGCCGGTCGCCGAGGATCGGCTTGATCACGCGGCTGGCGGAGGACGCGGTGATGACGTTGACCACGCCGGCCGGCAGGCCCGCCTCGACCAGCAGCTTGACCATCAGGTTGTTGGACAGCGGGGTGAGCTGGGCGGGCTTGACCACCATCGTGCAGCCGGCCGCGAGGGCGGGGCCGATCTTGCGGGCGCCCATCGCGAGCGGAAAGTTCCACGGCGTGATCAGCAGGCAGGGCCCGACCGGCTGCTTCATGGTGAGCAGGCGGCCGGCGCCGTTCGGCTCGTCGGACCAGCGGCCGCTGATCCGCACCGCCTCCTCGGCGAACCACCGGAAGAACTCGGCCGCGTACTTCACCTCGGCCGTGGCTTCGGCGATCGGCTTGCCCATCTCCAGGGTCACCATGAGCGCGAGCTCGTCGACCCGCTCGTTCATCAGCTCGAAGCAGCGGCGCAGGATCTCGCCGCGCTGCCGGGCCGGCGTGGCGGCCCACGAGGACTGCGCGGCCGCGGCGGCGTCCAGCGCGGCCACCGCGTCGTCCGCCGTGGCGTCGGCCACCCGGGTGAGGGGCCGGGTGGTCGCGGGGTCGACCACGTCGACCCACTCGCCGCCCGCGGCCGGTCGCCATTCTCCCCCGATGAAAAGCCCATCTGGTACGGAGGCGACAAGCTCTTTCTCGTCGACGCTCATCGCACACCTCCCTCCACTGTGGACGATGTCCGCGGCACCGGCCGCTTGTTAAGAGATACTGAACACCTTACGTCACCACCGGCCCCTCGGGCGGCTCGGCCGTCGTGATCTTGTCCACCGCCGGGGAGCGCAGCCAGCGGCGGAAGTCCTCGGCCAGGATCGCCGGGTCCTCGAGCAGGTAGTCGGTGCGGAACTGTGCGGTGCCCACGTACACCCGCACCAGCAGCGGCCCCGGCGCCTGCCGTGCCCAGTCGAGCGCCGCGCCGAGCTCCTCCTCGGTGCGCACCTCGCGGCCGCCGGCCCAGCCGCAGGCCAGCGCCATCGCGACGAGGTCGGCGGAGGCGGAGGCGGTGGGCTGCCCACCCGTGGCCAGGTACACCCCGTTGTCCAGCAGCACGACGACGAGGTTGTCGGGCTTGAGGTGGCCCGCCGTGCCGAGCACGCTCAGGCCCATCAGCAGCGACCCGTCGCCCTCGACCGCGACCACCTTGCCGTCCCGCCGGTCGCGCAGGCCCAGGGCAAGGCCGAGCGCCACGCCGACGGTCTGGCCCATGGCGTCGAGGTTGACCAGGTGGTGGGGGCGGCGGCCGGCGACGGCGACCATCTCGCGGGCGGTGCCGCCGAGCGTGAGGACCACCGGTTCGGCGGGGAACGCCGCGTCGATCCGCCGCAGCACGTCCGCGCGGTTCAGCGCCATCGTCAGCCGCCCATCAGGTTGACGAGGGTGAACACCGGCCGGTGCGTGGTGCGCGAGTACGTCCAGGCGCGCTTGATCTCCGGCGCCCAGGACTCCACCGGGGTGCGCGCGTCGAGCTGGAACCACCGCACGCCGGCCGCGTCGAGGATCGCCTCGACCCGCTCGCTGACCGTATGGATCATCGAGTTGTACTCGCCCAGCCCGCCGCGCCGCGCGACCACGCCGTACAGCGGCACGTGGTACGGCTGGGGGAACGTGAGCAGCACGGTCAGCAGGTTGCCCACGCCGTTGTCCTGGAAAACCATGACCGGCCGGCGCCCGGCCAGCTCCAGGCCGGAGGTGACCGCGACACCTTCCTCCTCGCGCGGCATCGCGAAGACCGTGCGCCCCGGGCGCGCACCCGGCCCGGTGATGAAGTGGTCGAGGACCACGCCGAGCGTGCTGCTGGCCAGGTGCAGCACGAAGTCGGGGTCGATGCTCTCGATCCCCTCGATCACCGCCTGGCTGCGCGCCGCGTGGATGGCGGCCAGCCGCGCCGCGCCGTCACCCACGCCCGCTCACGTCCTCGATGCCGAGCACCTCGAAGGTCGTCGCGCCCTCCCGCAGCCGCGCGAAGCCGGCCTCCTCCCGCTCCCGCCGGGCCTCGGCGGCGTCGAGCACCGCGGCCACCCGGGCGGCCGGCACGACCACCACGCCGTCGTCGTCGGCGAGCACGTAGTCGCCGGGCGCGACCAGCACGCCGCCGGCGACGACCGGCTCGCCGACCGACCGGACGGTCCGTTTCACGGTGCCGCGCACGCTGACGCCGGCCGACCAGACCGGAAAGCCCATGCGGCGCAGTGCCGCGGTGTCCCGGCAGCCGCCGTCGATCACCAGGCCGGCCACGCCGCGGGCCCGCGCGGCGACCGCGAGGATCTCGCCCCAGTAGCCGGCCAGGTGGCCGCCGGCCGCGACGACCAGCACGTCACCCGGGCCGGCGGCGAGCACGGCGCGGTGTACCGCCAGGTTGTCGCCGGGATGGCAGTCCGCGGTGACCGCCCGGCCGGCGAGGGTGACCCCGCTCTGGATCGGCCGGATCCCCGGGTCGAGGTCGCCGGACCGCCCGGCGGCCTCGTGGACGGTCGCCGCGTCGAGGTCGGCCAGGCGGGCGACCGGGTCACGTGGGGCGG is from Phytohabitans houttuyneae and encodes:
- a CDS encoding extracellular catalytic domain type 1 short-chain-length polyhydroxyalkanoate depolymerase — encoded protein: MRLRRIAIAAAGLATALVAATLTLAQPASAASLVEVTGFGTNPSNLRMHLYVPDRVQARPGILVAVHYCTGSGPAFYSGTQFAQQADQYGFIVIYPSATRSGNCFDVYSPQALRRDGGSDPVSIRSMVSYVQQRYNADPNRIFATGTSSGAMMTNVLLGLYPDVFKAGAAFAGVPFGCFATTDGSTWNSQCANGQIVRTAQQWGDLVRNAYPGYTGARPRMQLWHGTNDETLRYPNFTEEIKQWTNLHGLSQTPTFTDTPASGQTRTRYGSSGAQAPVEAISMQGVSHNLPVNAAEAIRFFGLNTSTPPTSNPPTSAPPTSAPPTSSPPTSNPPTTGPPPTGGACRVGYTVNAWNSGLTASITITNTGGSAVNGWTLAFTLPSGQTITSGWNASYSPNSGAVTARNASYNGTLAPNASTGIGFQATHTGNTGRPGSFTLNGAACTVA
- a CDS encoding NAD-dependent succinate-semialdehyde dehydrogenase, whose translation is MSVDEKELVASVPDGLFIGGEWRPAAGGEWVDVVDPATTRPLTRVADATADDAVAALDAAAAAQSSWAATPARQRGEILRRCFELMNERVDELALMVTLEMGKPIAEATAEVKYAAEFFRWFAEEAVRISGRWSDEPNGAGRLLTMKQPVGPCLLITPWNFPLAMGARKIGPALAAGCTMVVKPAQLTPLSNNLMVKLLVEAGLPAGVVNVITASSASRVIKPILGDRRLRKLSFTGSTEVGKTLVEQSAGNLLRLSMELGGNAPFLVFEDADLELAVEQAVIAKMRNMGESCVAANRFYAHESVAQEFAERLAAALAGMPVGRGTEPGVKVGPLIDEKQRGKVVELVGDAVHRGAQVLTGGGAPERDGYFFTPTVLTGVPTEASMHREEIFGPVAPVYQFRTDDEALRLANDTEYGLVAYAFTRDLGRSLRVVEGLESGMVGLNKGLVSNPAAPFGGVKWSGMGREGGPEGIEEYLNIKYAGIAT
- a CDS encoding metalloregulator ArsR/SmtB family transcription factor; translated protein: MDEVAGAIADPVRREILAMLRERRMPAGEIADRFAISRPAVSRHLRVLRASGLVHDELTGRQRLYRLDPAPLVELAGWLTTFLPDGATTTGERVAAASGRFDALETEVYRTRRERRRPAASGEPAAIDREERSA
- a CDS encoding SRPBCC family protein, whose product is MSPVPTGGLFRTEAGVDLVLTRTFRAPVEDVWASVTEPERTARWFGTWEGRAAPGRSVKVQMAFEEGAPWMDVRVEACEPPRRLELSSVDESGTWRTELLLSEVDGVTALRFVHHLDSAEGVGEVGPGWEYYLDLLVAAREGTPRAEFGDYYPAQKPYYEGLTPA
- a CDS encoding 4-carboxy-4-hydroxy-2-oxoadipate aldolase/oxaloacetate decarboxylase, producing MAAPAPRDPVARLADLDAATVHEAAGRSGDLDPGIRPIQSGVTLAGRAVTADCHPGDNLAVHRAVLAAGPGDVLVVAAGGHLAGYWGEILAVAARARGVAGLVIDGGCRDTAALRRMGFPVWSAGVSVRGTVKRTVRSVGEPVVAGGVLVAPGDYVLADDDGVVVVPAARVAAVLDAAEARREREEAGFARLREGATTFEVLGIEDVSGRG
- a CDS encoding thiamine pyrophosphate-dependent enzyme — protein: MALNRADVLRRIDAAFPAEPVVLTLGGTAREMVAVAGRRPHHLVNLDAMGQTVGVALGLALGLRDRRDGKVVAVEGDGSLLMGLSVLGTAGHLKPDNLVVVLLDNGVYLATGGQPTASASADLVAMALACGWAGGREVRTEEELGAALDWARQAPGPLLVRVYVGTAQFRTDYLLEDPAILAEDFRRWLRSPAVDKITTAEPPEGPVVT
- a CDS encoding thiamine pyrophosphate-binding protein, encoding MGDGAARLAAIHAARSQAVIEGIESIDPDFVLHLASSTLGVVLDHFITGPGARPGRTVFAMPREEEGVAVTSGLELAGRRPVMVFQDNGVGNLLTVLLTFPQPYHVPLYGVVARRGGLGEYNSMIHTVSERVEAILDAAGVRWFQLDARTPVESWAPEIKRAWTYSRTTHRPVFTLVNLMGG
- a CDS encoding LacI family DNA-binding transcriptional regulator; protein product: MTATGATASVGDGRRRGKVTVATIARLAGVSAPTVSRVINGQAGVALSTRRRVEAVLHEHGYQRGDAAAQAPLIELVFHALDSLWALEIIQGVEEVARDQKLGVVLTTMQGRLTPGAGWTEQVLSRRPMGVIAVLSDLTTHQQAQLATGSIPLVTLDPTGEPLHDTPSVGAANYSGALVATRHLLELGHRRIGMLCGNLKWPFCRARLDGFRAAMDQAGVPVDPDLVRVGPLYVEGAARETAALLRLPEPPTALFATNDLQAHGVYEAAREAGLRIPDDLSVVGFDDLPFTRWAGPPMTTVRQPLKRMGTTAAAMLVAIASGQAPRERRVELTTDLIVRQSTARPRTR
- a CDS encoding gamma-glutamylcyclotransferase family protein: MPLLFSYGTLRDPAVQRASFGRELAGREDNLPGYRLEALEISDPHVLDLSGLAEHPIVVATGDARDAVAGVVFEVTEEELAAADEYEVDDYARVLATLSSGAHAWVYVRGA